A genome region from Streptomyces antimycoticus includes the following:
- a CDS encoding alpha/beta fold hydrolase, with the protein MTFVFVNGVPVTSAVWTPLINELSASQRRDTVLLSPPGFGAPLPPDFGATFTDYRDWLIDELSRFEAPVDVVGHDFGGGYALEVAMTRPDLLRSWASDTIGGYEPDFVWHEIARLWQTPGEGERHIEWIFSGDVEERAARMVDWGIPEPTAGEVALGQGPQMGRAILALYRSAPPAVLIERGRDLPAAAARPGLVPIATEDHTVGSTALRRRAARRASARTAELDGLGHWWMLQDPARTARMLSDFWSTL; encoded by the coding sequence TGGACCCCGCTGATCAACGAGTTGTCCGCGTCCCAGCGGCGGGACACGGTCCTGCTCTCCCCTCCTGGCTTCGGCGCGCCGCTCCCCCCGGACTTCGGGGCCACCTTCACCGACTACCGGGACTGGCTCATCGACGAGCTGTCACGGTTCGAGGCACCCGTGGACGTCGTCGGCCACGACTTCGGCGGTGGCTACGCCCTGGAGGTGGCGATGACCCGTCCCGACCTGCTCCGCAGCTGGGCCAGCGACACCATCGGCGGTTACGAGCCGGACTTCGTCTGGCACGAGATCGCCAGGCTCTGGCAGACGCCGGGCGAGGGCGAGCGCCATATCGAGTGGATCTTCTCGGGAGACGTCGAGGAACGGGCAGCGCGCATGGTCGACTGGGGCATCCCCGAGCCGACGGCCGGCGAGGTGGCGCTCGGCCAGGGTCCGCAGATGGGCAGGGCCATCCTCGCGCTATACCGGTCCGCGCCCCCGGCGGTGCTGATCGAACGCGGCCGCGATCTGCCCGCGGCGGCCGCCAGGCCCGGTCTGGTCCCCATCGCGACAGAGGACCACACGGTCGGCAGCACCGCCCTCCGCCGTCGCGCCGCCCGGCGCGCCAGCGCCCGAACCGCCGAACTCGACGGGCTCGGCCACTGGTGGATGCTCCAGGACCCGGCACGAACGGCCCGCATGCTGTCGGACTTCTGGAGCACCCTGTGA
- a CDS encoding potassium channel family protein produces MEWLVSLTGAGLVMAALRDLFHTLWHPTRRGGLSRLIMSGLWRASQRVPARKRVAGLVGPLAMVTVVVMWACTIILGWAIIYWPHMPEAFSFGSGLKPAQHADLLDALYVSLVTIATLGLGDIVPTEDWLRIVAPLEALLGFALLTATVTWVLEIYPALARRRVLAIRLALLRRADPSAHQMDGPLGASLLESVATEVVRVRVDFTQYAEAYYFHDDQNHAPLASSVGYAAELAQRGQAAARPDVRLAATILAGALEALATVLDEQFLHTGGTPVEVFAAYEADHGRSLS; encoded by the coding sequence ATGGAGTGGTTGGTCTCGTTGACCGGGGCCGGGCTGGTCATGGCCGCACTGCGAGACCTGTTCCATACACTCTGGCATCCGACTCGTCGGGGAGGCTTGAGCCGCCTGATCATGTCCGGATTGTGGAGAGCGTCCCAGCGTGTCCCCGCTCGCAAGCGGGTGGCAGGGCTCGTCGGACCGCTGGCCATGGTCACGGTGGTCGTGATGTGGGCCTGCACCATCATCCTCGGATGGGCCATCATCTACTGGCCCCACATGCCGGAAGCGTTCTCCTTCGGAAGCGGCCTGAAACCTGCCCAGCATGCGGACCTGCTGGACGCCCTCTACGTCTCACTCGTCACGATCGCCACCCTCGGGCTCGGCGACATCGTGCCGACCGAGGACTGGCTGCGCATCGTAGCGCCGTTGGAAGCCCTTCTCGGCTTCGCCCTGCTGACGGCCACGGTCACCTGGGTACTCGAGATCTACCCGGCACTCGCTCGGAGGAGGGTCCTGGCGATCCGCTTGGCGCTGCTGCGCCGAGCGGACCCTTCGGCCCACCAGATGGATGGCCCTCTGGGGGCCTCGCTGCTGGAGAGTGTGGCCACCGAAGTGGTACGCGTCCGCGTCGACTTCACCCAGTACGCCGAGGCGTACTACTTCCACGACGATCAAAACCACGCGCCCCTGGCCTCCAGCGTCGGCTATGCCGCTGAGCTCGCCCAGCGCGGGCAGGCTGCAGCTCGTCCCGATGTGCGTCTGGCGGCGACCATACTCGCCGGTGCTCTGGAGGCCCTTGCCACGGTCCTGGACGAGCAGTTCCTGCACACCGGCGGAACACCGGTGGAGGTCTTCGCCGCGTACGAAGCCGACCACGGCCGCAGCCTGTCCTGA
- a CDS encoding universal stress protein, producing the protein MRLSTTRTAQAPEVRKEWAEKVLDDAEADLAARCPDVSVSTELASETAVPAPVAHDAGSEMLVLGSRGRGAVARFLLGSIGLQVLGRATCPVVLVRHRGGEAPGAAGGDVVGGIQDPPESAAPIEFTFATAAAARGGGVRAAPHLRLAVGDPYGRRVLCEVADPEHDLPDGPTPVLLRPRNTEVLGPIALTGHVAAGAAIGGRLSVLADVPAGARVHVGCRHGAGRRRHDQAHAAPQLSRILEPPRVGTR; encoded by the coding sequence GTGCGTCTGTCGACGACGCGGACCGCTCAGGCTCCCGAGGTCCGCAAGGAGTGGGCAGAGAAGGTCCTGGACGATGCGGAAGCCGATCTCGCCGCCCGCTGCCCGGATGTGTCGGTCTCCACCGAGCTGGCGTCGGAGACCGCCGTCCCGGCTCCGGTGGCCCACGACGCGGGCTCGGAGATGCTGGTGCTGGGCTCGCGGGGCCGTGGCGCCGTTGCCCGGTTTCTGCTCGGCTCGATCGGGTTGCAGGTGCTCGGCCGGGCCACGTGCCCGGTCGTGCTGGTGCGGCACAGGGGCGGCGAGGCGCCCGGGGCCGCCGGGGGAGATGTGGTGGGGGGCATCCAGGACCCGCCTGAGTCGGCCGCCCCGATCGAGTTCACGTTCGCCACGGCCGCCGCCGCACGAGGCGGGGGAGTTCGCGCCGCCCCGCACCTGCGCCTCGCGGTAGGCGATCCGTACGGCCGCCGAGTCCTGTGTGAGGTCGCCGACCCCGAGCACGACCTGCCGGACGGTCCCACGCCGGTCCTGCTCCGGCCGCGGAACACGGAAGTGCTCGGCCCTATCGCGCTGACTGGCCATGTGGCTGCTGGCGCCGCCATCGGAGGACGGCTGAGCGTCCTGGCGGATGTTCCTGCGGGCGCGCGGGTCCACGTCGGGTGCCGCCACGGTGCGGGACGGCGCCGTCACGATCAGGCTCATGCGGCGCCTCAGCTGTCGCGGATCCTGGAGCCGCCGAGGGTGGGCACGCGGTAG
- a CDS encoding dsRBD fold-containing protein: MARISVDGEGISLTGHGTARCNPENDDVPEIGDELAAGRALHDPGDQLLGAAERDIKGGGGSPRARTHAAAWGWPA; this comes from the coding sequence ATCGCGCGGATCTCGGTGGACGGCGAGGGGATCTCGCTCACCGGTCACGGGACTGCCCGATGCAATCCCGAGAATGACGACGTGCCCGAGATCGGCGACGAGCTGGCGGCCGGGCGGGCACTGCACGATCCGGGTGACCAACTGCTGGGTGCCGCGGAGCGCGATATCAAGGGCGGCGGTGGGTCGCCCCGTGCCCGGACACACGCGGCGGCGTGGGGGTGGCCTGCCTGA
- a CDS encoding CBS domain-containing protein, with product MHHRTVGELMTRPVVQAPRALPFKELVRLLTEYDVTAVPVVDGSGRPIGVVSEADLLRKSSGQTDPSGRLPLPRLEAWERAKAEGARAEELMSAPAVCARPEWTVVEAARVMSARSIKRLPVVDETDQLLGIISRGDLLRVFLRHDDAIRDEIQGDLLRRTLRLAPSAVTVEVREGEVTLEGSVQARSLVPVIVRLCRGVDGVVSVTEHIAYGTDDTEGSATAA from the coding sequence ATGCACCACAGAACGGTCGGAGAGCTCATGACGCGTCCGGTGGTCCAGGCACCACGCGCATTGCCATTCAAGGAACTCGTGCGGCTCCTCACTGAGTACGACGTCACAGCCGTGCCGGTCGTGGACGGTTCCGGGCGCCCGATCGGCGTGGTGTCCGAGGCCGATCTGCTGCGCAAGTCGTCTGGGCAGACCGACCCGTCCGGTCGGCTGCCCCTCCCGCGTCTGGAGGCGTGGGAGCGCGCGAAGGCGGAGGGGGCGAGGGCGGAGGAGCTGATGTCGGCGCCCGCGGTGTGCGCGCGTCCGGAGTGGACGGTTGTCGAGGCGGCTCGCGTGATGTCGGCCCGGAGCATCAAGCGGCTTCCCGTGGTGGACGAGACCGACCAGCTGCTCGGCATTATCAGCCGTGGCGATCTGCTGCGGGTATTCCTGCGCCACGACGACGCGATTCGCGACGAGATCCAAGGGGATCTACTGCGTCGGACCCTGCGTCTGGCGCCCTCGGCCGTGACGGTCGAGGTACGGGAGGGCGAGGTCACGCTGGAAGGATCGGTCCAGGCCAGGAGCCTGGTCCCGGTCATCGTGCGGCTGTGCCGGGGCGTGGACGGGGTTGTCTCGGTCACCGAGCACATCGCCTACGGAACCGATGACACGGAGGGTTCCGCCACCGCGGCCTGA
- a CDS encoding Acg family FMN-binding oxidoreductase: MRAQVGDQLIVESPTTGATQRDGEIVGLRHDDGTPPYDVRWSDSDQVTLVFPGPDAHIHHIEHGPEGHLEETGHRGTGTAPRTTQALSEAVVMALVQDATAAPSMHNTQPWRFQYSRRNRVFHLRADLRGALPHSDPVLRSLHIGCGAALMNLRVAVAHEGWQATTRVLPDPNDPMLLASVTLTGPLGDEDDPATLYPAVHARHTSRYPFAETPLPDAVLTALAEAAHREYVSLSFASGLHLQSVMDLALEAEARNLTDAGAAADLARFTRRADDTRPATEGVPEYAFGPRRRIGKAPMRDFAGGKPIPGRPTVDFETAPHLALLSTSRDRPLDWLRAGQAMERVLLRATIEGVSTSFITQALEWHDLRWPLRDPMSGNAYVQMVLRLGYGRPGSQTPRRPVHDVLDLEP, encoded by the coding sequence ATGCGTGCCCAAGTCGGCGACCAACTGATTGTCGAAAGCCCCACCACCGGTGCCACCCAGCGGGACGGTGAGATCGTCGGACTCCGCCATGACGACGGAACACCTCCCTATGACGTGCGGTGGTCGGACTCGGACCAGGTCACCCTCGTGTTCCCCGGACCGGACGCACACATTCACCACATCGAGCACGGGCCCGAAGGACACCTGGAGGAGACCGGCCATCGAGGAACGGGAACAGCGCCCAGGACCACTCAAGCGCTCTCCGAAGCGGTGGTCATGGCTCTGGTGCAGGACGCCACGGCCGCCCCGTCGATGCACAACACCCAGCCCTGGCGATTCCAGTACTCCCGCCGCAACCGCGTCTTCCATCTGCGGGCCGACCTCCGGGGCGCTCTGCCGCACAGCGACCCCGTACTCCGGTCCCTGCACATCGGCTGTGGCGCCGCCCTGATGAACCTGCGGGTCGCGGTCGCGCACGAGGGCTGGCAGGCGACCACCCGGGTACTGCCCGACCCCAACGACCCGATGCTGCTGGCCTCCGTGACACTCACCGGCCCGCTCGGCGACGAGGACGATCCGGCCACCCTGTACCCCGCCGTGCACGCCCGGCACACCAGCCGGTACCCCTTCGCCGAGACCCCGCTGCCCGATGCGGTGCTGACCGCCCTCGCCGAGGCCGCACACCGGGAGTACGTTTCGCTGTCCTTCGCCTCCGGCTTGCATTTGCAGTCCGTCATGGACCTGGCGCTGGAGGCCGAGGCTCGCAACCTCACCGACGCCGGCGCCGCAGCGGACCTGGCCCGCTTCACCCGCCGGGCGGACGATACGCGGCCGGCCACCGAAGGAGTCCCGGAATACGCCTTCGGGCCCCGCCGCCGCATCGGCAAGGCCCCCATGCGTGACTTCGCCGGCGGCAAACCGATCCCCGGCCGCCCGACCGTCGATTTCGAAACCGCACCCCACCTGGCGCTGCTGAGCACCTCACGCGACCGGCCCCTGGACTGGCTGCGCGCCGGCCAGGCGATGGAACGGGTCCTGCTGCGCGCCACCATCGAGGGAGTCTCGACCTCGTTCATCACCCAGGCCCTCGAATGGCACGACCTGCGCTGGCCGCTGCGCGACCCCATGTCGGGCAACGCGTATGTGCAGATGGTGCTTCGGCTGGGATATGGCCGACCCGGCTCCCAGACCCCCAGGCGGCCGGTCCACGATGTGCTGGACCTCGAGCCATAG
- a CDS encoding CBS domain-containing protein: MSETPHIVSDVMTRTVVAVGRDAQFKEMVQTLRQWRVSAMPVLEGDGRVIGVVSEADLLPKEELRDSDPDRFEQLRHLPDLAKAGAVTAEELMSSPAVSVHTDATLAEAARIMAVRGVKRLPVVDAEGMLLGIVSRGDLLKVFLRPDEDIEEEVRRTVVAYLFPGDSGIHVGVDEGVVTLSGQLRDTAPIPVAARLARAVEGVVDVECHFRGVGRGETTAGTF, from the coding sequence GTGTCCGAGACTCCGCACATCGTGAGTGATGTGATGACCCGGACGGTGGTGGCTGTCGGGCGTGACGCGCAGTTCAAGGAGATGGTGCAGACGCTGAGGCAGTGGCGGGTGAGCGCCATGCCGGTGCTGGAGGGTGATGGGCGTGTTATCGGCGTCGTTTCCGAGGCGGATCTGCTGCCCAAGGAGGAACTCCGGGACAGCGACCCGGACCGCTTCGAGCAACTGCGGCACCTCCCTGACCTCGCCAAAGCGGGAGCGGTGACGGCGGAGGAGCTGATGAGTTCCCCGGCGGTGAGCGTGCACACGGATGCCACGTTGGCCGAGGCGGCCCGGATTATGGCCGTCAGAGGGGTCAAACGGCTTCCCGTGGTCGATGCCGAGGGGATGCTGCTGGGAATTGTCAGCCGGGGTGATCTGCTGAAGGTCTTCCTTCGTCCGGACGAGGACATCGAGGAGGAGGTCCGCCGCACGGTGGTGGCCTATCTCTTTCCTGGCGACAGCGGCATCCATGTCGGGGTGGATGAGGGAGTTGTCACGCTCAGCGGGCAGCTCCGCGACACCGCCCCGATCCCTGTGGCCGCGCGCCTCGCCCGGGCCGTGGAGGGCGTGGTGGATGTCGAGTGCCATTTCCGGGGTGTCGGACGCGGGGAGACGACGGCGGGCACCTTCTGA
- a CDS encoding alkene reductase, which produces MPNAFDPITIGPLTLPNRVAMAPLTRRRAYGDGLSATPLMAEYYRQRATAGLIVAEAAQPSRVGQGYTDTPGLHDTAQVASWRPVTDAVHDAGGRIYAQLMHAGRNSHPELLGGGLHPLAPSACAAEGVVRVHGGEPAVRKPYPIPQALTMQGIADTIADFADAAANAIDAGFDGVELHGAYGYLIQQFLSGNANRRTDRYGGSVAGRVRFPLDLVDAVAARIGAERLALRISPGCTAFGLEEPDLHELYPTLVDGLPRGLAYLHVFEFPGHRDLTVKLREHWAGVFMLNPHETHHDWPADPRQLRLVDDGLADILSFGTLFISNPDLVHRLRLGAPLAEADETTFYRGDHRGYTDYPCLGEVLS; this is translated from the coding sequence ATGCCCAACGCATTCGACCCGATCACCATCGGACCGCTTACCCTGCCCAACCGTGTCGCCATGGCCCCGCTGACCCGCCGCCGCGCTTATGGCGACGGCCTGTCAGCGACCCCGCTCATGGCCGAGTACTACCGGCAGCGCGCGACGGCCGGGCTGATCGTCGCCGAAGCCGCCCAACCCAGTCGTGTCGGCCAGGGCTATACCGACACCCCCGGCCTGCACGACACGGCGCAGGTCGCGTCCTGGCGCCCGGTCACCGACGCCGTGCACGACGCGGGCGGCCGGATCTACGCACAGCTCATGCACGCCGGTCGTAACAGCCACCCCGAACTCCTCGGTGGCGGGCTGCACCCGCTCGCGCCGTCCGCGTGTGCCGCCGAAGGCGTCGTGCGCGTCCACGGCGGCGAACCGGCCGTGCGCAAGCCGTACCCGATACCGCAAGCCCTGACCATGCAGGGCATCGCGGATACCATCGCCGACTTCGCCGATGCGGCCGCGAACGCGATCGACGCCGGGTTCGACGGTGTCGAACTGCATGGAGCCTACGGTTACCTCATTCAGCAGTTCCTCTCCGGCAACGCCAACCGCCGCACCGACCGCTACGGCGGCAGCGTCGCCGGGCGCGTCCGGTTCCCGCTCGACCTCGTCGATGCCGTCGCCGCGCGCATCGGAGCCGAGCGGCTCGCACTGCGGATCTCCCCTGGCTGCACCGCGTTCGGCCTCGAAGAGCCGGATCTGCACGAGCTCTACCCGACCCTGGTCGACGGTCTGCCACGCGGCCTGGCCTACCTGCACGTATTCGAGTTTCCGGGCCACCGCGACCTCACGGTGAAACTGCGGGAGCACTGGGCAGGAGTGTTCATGCTCAATCCGCACGAGACCCACCACGACTGGCCCGCCGACCCCCGGCAACTGCGCCTGGTCGACGACGGGCTGGCGGACATCCTCTCGTTCGGGACGCTGTTCATCTCCAACCCCGACCTCGTGCACCGCCTCCGCCTGGGCGCGCCGCTCGCCGAGGCCGACGAGACCACGTTCTACCGCGGCGACCACCGCGGCTACACCGACTACCCCTGCCTGGGGGAAGTCCTCTCGTGA
- a CDS encoding Lrp/AsnC family transcriptional regulator, whose translation MLDAVERGLLQALQIDGRVAFSLVGAVLGVSDQTVARRYARLRNEAGVRVTGAVWPEAVGRQLWLVRVRCVPEAVAGLARALAKQAETSWVQIASGGAEVLCMVQAVTDTPAAESTVLSRLPRTPRVTGVSAHRALHLFFGGSESPLTKNGPLTAEQCAQLSPPAAKRVIGPVELSTEDNALLEALALDGRAGFRSLATATGWSQTIVRRRLAELRSGGVVYFDVDVDPALLGSRTSAGLWLTVAPGELAAAGAALAEHPQVSFAAATTGVSNLYASVQCPTGTALYEYLTGSVAALPGLLSVETAPSMRVVKGASPIVG comes from the coding sequence ATGTTGGACGCGGTTGAACGTGGGCTGCTGCAGGCGCTCCAGATCGATGGGCGGGTCGCGTTCTCGCTGGTCGGTGCGGTGCTGGGGGTTTCGGACCAGACAGTGGCGCGCCGGTACGCGCGGCTGCGGAACGAGGCGGGCGTTCGGGTGACCGGTGCGGTGTGGCCGGAGGCGGTGGGGCGGCAGTTGTGGCTGGTGCGGGTGCGGTGCGTACCGGAGGCGGTGGCGGGGCTCGCGCGAGCGCTGGCGAAGCAGGCGGAGACGTCGTGGGTGCAGATCGCCTCGGGCGGCGCGGAGGTCCTGTGCATGGTTCAGGCGGTGACGGACACGCCGGCCGCGGAGTCGACCGTGCTGTCTCGCCTGCCCCGCACGCCCCGGGTCACCGGGGTGAGTGCGCACCGCGCGCTGCACCTGTTCTTCGGCGGAAGTGAGAGTCCGCTGACGAAGAACGGGCCGCTCACGGCGGAGCAGTGCGCGCAGTTGTCGCCGCCGGCGGCGAAACGCGTGATCGGGCCGGTGGAACTGTCGACGGAGGACAACGCGTTGCTGGAGGCGCTCGCGCTGGACGGGCGGGCCGGGTTCCGGTCGCTGGCCACGGCGACGGGCTGGTCGCAGACGATTGTGCGGCGGCGGCTGGCGGAGCTGCGCTCGGGCGGGGTGGTGTACTTCGATGTCGATGTCGACCCGGCGTTGCTGGGGTCGCGGACGTCGGCGGGGTTGTGGCTGACGGTCGCGCCGGGTGAGCTGGCGGCCGCGGGTGCGGCGCTGGCGGAGCATCCGCAGGTGAGCTTCGCGGCTGCCACCACCGGTGTGTCCAACCTGTACGCGAGCGTGCAGTGCCCCACTGGCACGGCGCTGTACGAGTATCTGACGGGCTCGGTGGCGGCATTGCCCGGGCTGCTGTCGGTGGAGACCGCGCCGAGTATGCGGGTGGTCAAGGGGGCGTCTCCGATTGTCGGATAG
- a CDS encoding LysR family transcriptional regulator, which translates to MEIRELRYFVAVAEELHFGKAAQRLGIAQPPLSRTITQLERRLGIALLERTSRKVTLTEAGAVLLAEGHAILSAVTAAERHTQQAATAHPSLVLAVKTGTAGELLTKLLDAYAAEPGAATVDLLLCEAHQHQQLLQDGQADVALLHLPFDSAAGLDTETLYTEGQVAILPAAHPLAGRSQVRMADITTLPTLPMARWPGPGGSYPEGPGAEVRNLTQLFQLIALGRTTVVIPESAAADLRRDLAAVPVLDAPPVTTVIAWPPRSRLRAVADLIRVATRL; encoded by the coding sequence ATGGAAATACGCGAGCTGCGGTACTTCGTCGCCGTCGCCGAGGAGCTGCACTTCGGCAAGGCTGCCCAGCGCCTTGGGATAGCCCAGCCGCCCCTGTCCCGCACGATCACCCAGCTCGAACGGCGGCTCGGAATCGCACTGCTGGAACGCACCAGCCGCAAGGTCACGCTCACCGAGGCCGGAGCCGTGCTGCTGGCCGAAGGACACGCGATCCTCAGCGCGGTGACCGCGGCTGAGCGGCATACTCAACAGGCCGCGACAGCACACCCCAGCCTCGTCCTCGCCGTCAAAACCGGCACCGCCGGCGAGCTGCTGACCAAACTGCTCGACGCCTACGCCGCGGAACCCGGCGCAGCCACCGTCGATCTGCTGCTCTGCGAGGCACACCAGCACCAGCAGCTGCTGCAGGACGGGCAAGCCGACGTGGCGCTGCTCCACCTGCCCTTCGACTCAGCAGCCGGGCTCGACACCGAAACCCTGTACACAGAGGGACAGGTTGCGATCCTGCCGGCCGCACACCCGCTCGCCGGCCGCTCCCAGGTCCGGATGGCCGACATCACCACCCTGCCAACCCTCCCGATGGCCCGCTGGCCCGGCCCCGGCGGCAGCTACCCAGAAGGACCGGGCGCAGAGGTACGGAACCTGACGCAGCTCTTTCAGCTGATCGCGCTTGGCCGTACCACCGTGGTCATTCCCGAGTCCGCCGCCGCCGACCTGCGCCGGGACCTCGCCGCCGTGCCGGTCCTGGATGCCCCGCCCGTGACAACGGTGATCGCCTGGCCGCCGCGCAGCCGCCTTCGTGCAGTTGCCGACCTGATCCGCGTGGCAACACGTCTTTGA
- a CDS encoding DinB family protein: protein MKPNDPKDDLHRYLKAAREAVVWKLDGLSEYDVRRPLTPTGTNLLGLVKHLASVELGYFGPTFGRPHNESLPWHEENAEPNSDMWAPADESREDILSLYHRAWAHADATIEALPLDAMGHVAWWGDNDGVTLQRIMLHMTAETNRHAGHADIVRELIDGKVGMRETNSNMDGGDAAWYEEYWNKLEASAKEAQAKPS, encoded by the coding sequence ATGAAGCCCAATGACCCTAAAGATGACCTGCACCGCTACCTCAAGGCAGCCCGCGAAGCCGTCGTCTGGAAGCTGGACGGACTGTCCGAGTACGACGTCCGCCGCCCCCTGACACCGACCGGCACCAACCTTCTCGGCCTCGTCAAGCACCTCGCCAGCGTCGAACTCGGGTACTTCGGCCCAACCTTCGGCCGCCCGCACAACGAATCCCTCCCCTGGCACGAGGAGAACGCCGAGCCCAACTCGGACATGTGGGCACCCGCCGACGAGTCGCGCGAGGATATCCTCAGCCTCTACCACCGCGCCTGGGCGCACGCGGACGCGACGATCGAGGCGCTGCCACTCGATGCGATGGGCCACGTCGCGTGGTGGGGCGACAACGACGGCGTGACGCTTCAGCGGATCATGCTGCATATGACGGCCGAGACGAACCGTCACGCCGGCCACGCCGACATCGTCCGCGAACTGATCGACGGCAAGGTTGGCATGCGGGAAACCAACAGCAACATGGATGGTGGCGACGCGGCCTGGTACGAGGAGTACTGGAACAAGCTGGAGGCGTCTGCCAAGGAGGCGCAGGCCAAGCCGAGCTGA
- a CDS encoding AAA family ATPase: MVGLPGAGKTTRAKELAATHRALRLTPDHWMIPLFGDSMADGKRWVLEGRLISVALQALRLGTSVVLDFGLWSRDERSALRWLARSVGASCQVVYLPVDKDVQLARVAHRQDTTPHQTFPMSEADLDAWREQFQVPDAAELDGGEIPAPPAGWPGWPEWAADKWPSCTDS; encoded by the coding sequence ATGGTCGGTCTCCCCGGCGCTGGGAAAACCACCCGCGCCAAAGAGCTCGCCGCAACCCACCGGGCGCTGCGGCTGACCCCAGATCACTGGATGATCCCGCTGTTCGGCGATTCGATGGCCGACGGCAAGCGCTGGGTGCTCGAAGGGCGGCTCATCTCGGTCGCCCTACAGGCGCTGAGGCTGGGGACCAGCGTCGTGCTCGACTTCGGGCTCTGGAGCCGCGATGAACGGTCGGCGCTGCGCTGGCTGGCCCGGTCGGTCGGGGCATCATGCCAGGTGGTGTATCTGCCCGTGGACAAGGACGTCCAGCTCGCCCGCGTCGCGCACCGCCAGGACACAACACCGCATCAAACGTTCCCGATGAGCGAGGCCGACCTGGATGCCTGGCGGGAGCAGTTCCAGGTGCCTGACGCCGCCGAACTCGACGGCGGCGAGATTCCCGCCCCACCGGCGGGCTGGCCGGGCTGGCCGGAGTGGGCGGCAGACAAATGGCCCTCGTGTACCGACAGCTAA
- a CDS encoding universal stress protein yields MTFRHVAVGVDGSVVAVRALDWATEEALRRGTALRIVYAVTDRDEAGPVLASAAARVHQRHPDLPVETRAVEGGTVRAMARESERAVLTVVGTRGLGGVTGLLVGSVSLRLAAHAHGPLLVVRGDHPCVNGREVLLGLESNADADAAAYAFQEAERRGTRLRVLHSATHRHITSETHRHITSEPPSLVPVVSPDRQRKARNHRAEEAVERFSIARLREECPEVDVDSRAVRTGLAHALLAASSGAGVVIIGAHRRAGRLGPVAHTLLHHSHCPVVLVPTA; encoded by the coding sequence GTGACTTTCCGTCATGTGGCCGTCGGTGTCGACGGCTCGGTGGTTGCTGTACGGGCGCTGGACTGGGCCACCGAGGAAGCGTTGCGCCGCGGCACCGCGTTGCGCATCGTGTACGCCGTGACCGACCGAGACGAGGCTGGGCCGGTTCTGGCCTCGGCCGCCGCACGGGTCCACCAGCGTCATCCCGATCTTCCCGTGGAGACCCGGGCGGTGGAGGGCGGCACCGTGCGGGCGATGGCGCGGGAGAGCGAGAGGGCCGTCCTCACCGTCGTGGGCACCAGGGGGCTCGGCGGTGTCACCGGCCTGCTGGTCGGCTCGGTGAGTCTGCGGCTGGCCGCACACGCGCACGGTCCGCTGCTCGTCGTCCGAGGGGACCACCCCTGCGTCAACGGGCGCGAGGTACTGCTCGGCCTGGAAAGCAACGCCGACGCGGACGCAGCCGCCTACGCCTTCCAGGAGGCCGAGCGTCGCGGGACCCGGCTACGCGTCCTGCACTCCGCAACGCACCGGCACATCACATCCGAAACGCACCGGCACATCACATCCGAACCGCCCTCGCTGGTACCCGTGGTGAGCCCCGACCGGCAGCGCAAGGCGCGCAATCACCGGGCGGAGGAAGCCGTCGAGCGGTTCAGTATCGCCCGATTGCGGGAGGAGTGCCCCGAGGTCGACGTCGACAGCCGCGCGGTCCGCACCGGCCTGGCCCATGCCCTGCTGGCGGCCAGCAGCGGGGCCGGTGTCGTGATCATCGGTGCGCACCGCCGGGCGGGTCGGCTCGGTCCGGTCGCGCACACCCTGTTGCACCACTCCCACTGCCCGGTGGTCCTGGTGCCGACGGCCTGA
- a CDS encoding universal stress protein produces MVALNTAVRRAYRTGAVGPPCHTTPGHPRLDPPPYFAHGVPSDPELDVVLGKQDAATLAEVLHRWKEKYPAVEVMEESRSCSSAVHLADAYQEASLVVVGRRSPLGGHIGPVTQAMLHHATATATAPVAVVAHD; encoded by the coding sequence ATGGTTGCGCTGAACACCGCCGTGCGGCGGGCCTACCGCACCGGTGCGGTAGGCCCGCCGTGTCACACCACTCCGGGTCATCCACGCCTGGACCCCCCGCCGTACTTCGCCCACGGCGTGCCCAGCGACCCCGAGCTCGACGTTGTGCTCGGCAAGCAGGACGCTGCCACGCTGGCCGAGGTGCTGCACCGCTGGAAGGAGAAGTACCCGGCCGTCGAGGTCATGGAGGAGTCCCGTTCCTGCAGTTCCGCCGTCCACCTGGCCGACGCCTACCAAGAGGCGTCCCTGGTCGTTGTCGGCCGCCGCAGCCCGCTCGGCGGTCACATCGGCCCTGTCACACAGGCCATGCTGCATCACGCCACCGCCACCGCCACCGCCCCCGTCGCTGTCGTCGCGCACGACTGA